The following are encoded in a window of Plasmodium vivax chromosome 10, whole genome shotgun sequence genomic DNA:
- a CDS encoding pre-mRNA splicing factor RNA helicase PRP28, putative (encoded by transcript PVX_080320A), with translation MFLFRKKERDKAEEKRERAKGEDEVVSEEKAEEKAPVSNPFQNIQKGSQEGKTESDSLQHEGEKEGERKKKKKNSLEEKKHTGGVPQEGEKNEKELSPQMGSTGSGENTNGQAKHSKVALEEGTPPSGSSHVRRDTYRLIPNGMKKKKINLYSSSSSSDASSNEDLFSGKIKRKMEPLEGGEYDQIRKKDRREEPQGGNHVGSGSTTSKAASGNSKIIANLSSGGEKLIFLTKRDREEMKRKGGKREGESTPLGEEDHPRGKLQGKEVEEARGRKKQIGTNAHSKDERRSLRRNSESNEGSGESDGSGGRGESSGRSRRGSPRRSGEAHTYAKVESSLAELNMLNIGAIERESQREKELEIIKQQYLGLNKKKKKMQKPSEKFRNIFNFEWDQSEDTSKNDTNPLYQNRLEPQLLFGRGYIAGIDVREQRKKNNFYDKLVQNRINFSVRKGAIEEGSLRRGPHHRGGPNVVSGWESGVAGGSTNGASSSGTVGLPSRLGPSALANTPNPMEHLTNPSNHSLSRSKTGEFIYEPKVNNIIRDVHNKHWSEKKREEMTDRDWRIFREDNEIYIKGGIVPPPIRRWEESNLSSDLLKAIKKAKYEKPTPIQMQAIPIALEMRDLIGIAETGSGKTAAFVLPMLAYVKQLPPLTYETSQDGPYALIIAPSRELAIQIFDETNKFASYCSCRTVAVVGGRNAEAQAFELRKGVEIIIGTPGRIHDCLEKAYTVLNQCNYVILDEADRMMDMGFEDSVHFILDKIPTTNLKSEDDALALQEEMMAKAGHRLYRLTQMFSATMPPAVERLSRKYLRAPAYISIGDPGAGKRSIEQKLEFTTEGKKKQKLQEILEEYEAPIIVFVNQKKVADIIAKSISKMKFRAVALHGGKAQELREQTLNSFKNGDFDILVATDVAGRGIDVQGVKLVINFDMPKDIESYTHRIGRTGRAGMKGMAISFVTEQDSHLFYDLKQFLISSNNIVPMELANNPASKVKPGSVLHAPKKPHAVFKG, from the coding sequence ATGTTCTTGTttaggaaaaaggaaagggacaaggcggaggagaaaagggaaagggccAAGGGGGAGGACGAAGTGGTAAGCGAAGAGAAGGCGGAGGAGAAGGCCCCAGTCAGCAACCCCTTTCAGAACATCCAAAAGGGCAGCCAGGAGGGGAAGACAGAAAGCGATTCGTTGCAAcatgagggggaaaaggagggggagaggaaaaagaaaaagaaaaacagcctagaggagaagaagcacacagggggggtgccccaggaaggggagaaaaatgagaaagagctatccccccaaatgggaagcaCCGGAAGCGGTGAAAATACGAACGGGCAGGCAAAGCACAGCAAAGTTGCGCTGGAGGAAGGGACCCCCCCGAGTGGTAGTAGCCATGTCCGGAGAGACACATACAGATTGATTCCCAACggaatgaaaaagaaaaaaattaacctgTACAGCTCATCGAGCTCTTCAGACGCCTCTTCAAATGAAGACCTATTTAGCGGTAAAATTAAGAGGAAAATGGAGCCCctggaagggggggagtacGACCAAATTAGGAAGAAGGACAGGAGGGAGGAACCGCAAGGAGGCAACCACGTCGGCAGTGGTTCCACTACCAGCAAAGCAGCTAGTGGGAACAGCAAGATCATTGCCAACCtcagcagcgggggggagaaattgATCTTCTTAACTAAAAGGGACCGAGAGGAAATGAAGCGAAAGGGGGGTAAACGAGAAGGTGAGAGCACTCCTTTGGGGGAGGAAGACCACCCGAGGGGGAAACTCCAGGGGAAGGAGGTGGAAGAggcgagggggaggaagaagcagatcGGTACGAATGCCCACTCGAAGGATGAGAGGCGCAGTCTGAGGAGGAACTCCGAGTCGAATgagggaagcggcgaaagtGACGGAAGCGGCGGAAGAGGCGAAAGCAGCGGAAGAAGCCGACGGGGCTCCCCACGCCGCTCGGGCGAGGCGCACACCTACGCGAAGGTGGAGTCGTCCCTGGCGGAGCTGAACATGCTGAACATCGGCGCCATCGAGCGGGAGAGCCAGCGGGAAAAGGAGCTGGAAATCATCAAGCAGCAATACTTGGGACTaaacaagaagaagaagaagatgcaGAAGCCGTCGGAGAAATTTAGGAACATCTTTAACTTCGAATGGGATCAATCGGAGGACACGTCGAAAAACGACACGAACCCGTTGTACCAGAACAGGCTGGAGCCGCAGCTGCTGTTCGGGCGAGGGTACATCGCAGGCATAGACGTCCGAGagcagaggaagaaaaataatttctacGACAAGTTGGTGCAGAATAGGATTAACTTTAGTGTGCGGAAGGGGGCGATTGAGGAGGGTTCCCTCAGGAGGGGTCCCCACCACAGGGGCGGCCCCAACGTGGTTAGCGGTTGGGAGAGCGGTGTGGCGGGCGGCAGCACAAATGGTGCATCTAGTAGCGGGACCGTTGGCTTGCCGAGCCGCCTGGGCCCGTCGGCCCTGGCGAACACGCCGAACCCAATGGAGCACCTGACGAACCCGAGCAACCACTCGCTGAGCAgaagcaaaacgggggaatTCATCTACGAGCCAAAAGTGAACAATATCATCCGGGACGTCCACAACAAACACTGGAGcgagaagaagagggaagaAATGACGGACAGGGACTGGAGGATTTTTAGAGAGGACAACGAAATTTACATCAAAGGAGGAATCGTCCCACCACCCATCAGACGATGGGAAGAGTCGAACCTTTCTAGCGATTTGTTAAAAGCTATTAAGAAGGCTAAATATGAAAAGCCCACTCCAATCCAGATGCAAGCCATTCCGATAGCCCTCGAAATGAGGGATCTAATTGGAATTGCAGAAACGGGTTCAGGAAAAACAGCCGCGTTTGTTTTGCCTATGCTTGCTTATGTGAAGCAGCTCCCCCCATTGACCTATGAAACGTCGCAAGATGGGCCGTACGCTCTCATTATCGCCCCGTCGAGAGAACTAGCCATCCAGATTTTCGACGAAACGAATAAGTTTGCCTCCTACTGCTCCTGTAGAACGGTGGCAGTGGTGGGAGGAAGAAACGCAGAGGCACAAGCATTCGAGCTGAGAAAGGGAGTGGAGATCATCATAGGGACCCCAGGAAGGATACACGATTGTTTGGAAAAAGCATACACCGTTTTAAATCAGTGCAATTATGTAATACTAGATGAAGCAGACCGTATGATGGACATGGGGTTTGAAGACTCcgtgcattttattttagacAAAATACCAACGACCAATTTGAAGTCGGAAGATGACGCTTTAGCATTACAGGAGGAGATGATGGCCAAGGCGGGGCATCGCCTCTACAGATTGACGCAGATGTTTTCTGCAACTATGCCACCAGCTGTGGAGAGACTTTCTAGGAAGTACCTGAGAGCCCCAGCCTACATCTCCATTGGAGACCCTGGGGCTGGAAAAAGATCCATAGAGCAAAAATTAGAATTCACaacggaggggaagaaaaagcagaagtTGCAAGAAATCCTAGAGGAGTACGAAGCACCCATCATCGTCTTCGTAAACCAGAAGAAAGTGGCAGACATCATTGCTAAATCgattagcaaaatgaagttcAGGGCAGTCGCTCTGCATGGGGGTAAGGCACAGGAGCTGAGAGAGCAAACGctaaattcttttaaaaatggagactTTGACATTTTAGTAGCGACAGATGTGGCTGGAAGAGGTATCGACGTGCAGGGGGTCAAACTGGTTATAAATTTTGATATGCCTAAGGACATTGAGTCGTACACGCACAGGATTGGGCGTACTGGGAGAGCCGGCATGAAGGGCATGGCCATCTCGTTCGTCACCGAGCAGGACTCCCACCTGTTTTACGACTTGAAGCAGTTCCTCATATCCTCCAACAACATCGTGCCCATGGAGCTCGCCAACAACCCCGCGTCGAAGGTCAAGCCCGGCTCCGTCCTGCACGCCCCGAAGAAGCCCCACGCGGTGTTTAAGGGGTAG
- a CDS encoding cyclin2 related protein, putative (encoded by transcript PVX_080325A) codes for MEDYATEADAPRTDKRYLSYLPIVLENMMKVNKGPGKITSFHASKVPDISIKNYVERIGKYTGCSNECFVLLIIYLDRIVKVNEDISLSLLCIHRLLITATMIAAKFFDDLYYSNAFYAKVGGVSTEEINKLEGTFLHLIDYNLFVSSEEYDLYRHSISLAVERYLRRTRRGGKCVGKCAGKCAAKHGAKRAEWAAPVAKPYNLFNYTAPHRTNIIFLKPGDGPHHFQAPRGGSGRR; via the coding sequence ATGGAGGACTACGCCACAGAAGCAGATGCGCCAAGGACAGACAAAAGGTACCTTTCGTACCTCCCAATCGTTTTAGAAAATATGATGAAGGTGAATAAGGGGCCGGGGAAAATCACGAGCTTCCATGCGTCCAAAGTGCCAGACATATCGATCAAGAATTACGTCGAACGGATTGGAAAGTACACAGGGTGCAGTAATGAATGTTTTGTTCTCCTAATAATTTACCTCGACAGGATAGTTAAGGTAAATGAAGACATCAGTTTGTCTCTCCTCTGCATACACAGACTGCTCATTACGGCCACAATGATTGCCGCGAAGTTTTTCGACGATTTGTATTACTCTAATGCTTTTTATGCCAAGGTCGGGGGGGTTTCCACGGAGGAAATTAACAAGCTGGAGGGGACGTTTCTCCACCTGATCGATTACAATTTGTTTGTCTCTTCGGAGGAGTACGATCTGTATAGGCACTCCATATCGTTGGCGGTCGAGCGGTACTTGCGCAGGACCCGCCGCGGGGGGAAGTGCGTGGGGAAGTGCGCCGGGAAGTGCGCCGCTAAACACGGCGCTAAACGCGCGGAGTGGGCAGCGCCCGTTGCAAAGCCCTACAACCTGTTCAACTACACCGCTCCACACAGGACCAACATAATATTCCTGAAGCCGGGGGACGGCCCCCACCATTTTCAGGCTCCGCGCGGGGGTAGCGGCCGGAGATGA
- a CDS encoding proteasome subunit beta type 1, putative (encoded by transcript PVX_080330A), translating to MEILPLSDCSGEKKQEEREAVVEHGRGFKRWNPYVDNGGTVIGVTGKDYVILAADTRLSLSYSIYTRHCPKISKLTDKCIIGSSGMQSDIKTLHSLLKKKIELFVLEHAHYPDIHVIARLLCVILYSRRFFPYYTFNLLAGVSNDSKGVLYNYDAIGSYCEATHSCVGSGSALILPILDNRMEQKNQLIKNLNFNLRDDLDFVKDAITSATERDIYTGDSTEIYIIDQMGVNTTSLELKQD from the exons ATGGAAATCCTGCCGCTAAGTGACTGCTcaggggagaagaagcaagAGGAGAGGGAAGCCGTAGTGGAACATGGCCGCGGGTTCAAGAGGTGGAACCCGTACGTTGACAATGGAGG AACCGTCATCGGAGTGACCGGCAAGGACTACGTCATCCTGGCCGCGGACACGAGGCTGTCCCTGTCCTACTCAATTTACACCAGGCATTGCCCCAAAATATCAAAGCT AACGGATAAGTGCATTATCGGCTCCTCCGGGATGCAGTCCGACATTAAGACGTTACACTCGTTGTTGAAG aaaaaaattgaactgTTCGTGCTGGAGCACGCGCACTACCCGGACATCCACGTCATAGCGAGGCTGCTCTGCGTGATCCTCTACAGCAGGAGGTTTTTCCCCTACTATACGTTTAACCTGCTGGCTGGAGTGAGCAACGACAGTAAGGGAGTCCTCTACAATTACGATGCTATTGGGTCTTATTGTGAAGCGACTCACTCCTGCGTTGGAAGCGGGTCGGCACTCATCCTCCCCATATTAGATAACCGAATGGAACAGAAGAACCAGCTGATCAAAAACTTAAATTTCAACCTGAGGGACGATCTCGATTTTGTGAAAGACGCGATTACGTCGGCCACGGAGAGGGACATATACACTGGGGATTCAACGGAGATTTATATTATCGACCAGATGGGCGTCAACACCACCTCGCTGGAGCTGAAGCAGGACTAG
- a CDS encoding hypothetical protein, conserved (encoded by transcript PVX_080335A) — protein MDSIRRNILSGRLCTTLGIKFQPRDFPKFYAKNHFSTDNEEKSETKGKHTNVKEKKPNGLQIDCEIKSPLKEFLNTDTASRVFVLKYAWKYIKENNLQNPNTKRKIIPDEKLKNVLEKDEVDMLEVPKLLFRHMSSIRKE, from the coding sequence ATGGACTCCATCAGAAGGAACATACTCAGCGGCAGACTCTGCACCACGCTGGGGATAAAATTCCAACCCAGGGACTTCCCCAaattttacgcaaaaaatCACTTCAGCACAGACAATGAAGAGAAAAGtgaaacaaaagggaaacacaCGAACGTCAAGGAAAAGAAACCAAATGGGTTACAAATTGACTGCGAAATTAAGAGTCCTTTGAAGGAGTTTTTAAACACGGACACTGCGTCCAGAGTGTTTGTTCTGAAATATGCGTGGAAATACATTAAGGAAAATAACTTGCAAAATCCAAacacgaagaggaagataaTACCCGATGAGAAGTTGAAGAACGTGCTCGAAAAGGATGAAGTGGACATGCTGGAGGTGCCCAAGTTGTTGTTCCGCCACATGTCGTCCATCAGGAAGGAGTGA
- a CDS encoding hypothetical protein, conserved (encoded by transcript PVX_080340A; Apicoplast targeted protein. Curated by Stuart Ralph, Walter and Eliza Hall Institute of Medical Research, Australia.) has translation MLRCTQLKGCRKSKGLMLTLLTIICFFVKLYLFKKTNPRNSSHYYLALFRRNGNLPLLHQNCGKPFTKRYNFGRGTHRCDDSGSVHQRKRRKTILFVTRFSLTGGAKDGKRGRSVTRGLPRRTCLRLTSGEDQYNSFGGAAHEVNINGGGGNGESANGGSANGGSANGENPNAKGDPPQISGNRKKKKTNFKFTSWNNTNEMNSFDLEKYSKHNEPVSGEDFSPVFQSAYYSAKRTSEKPSANHSNIIINQEIVNALSVEELFDVLNKHSESAKTDAEKRKVFNEVNIVTAYHRIAKHVKNKNYRWRGEGRGRQGGAASSDFDPVTFSLFETYSPAGGWHQSGGRPSGERSTEEWPSEAQPTGELPSEEQPTGELPTGELPTEQTQREEDRPPCNNHANLLTRRTYSSIYALMKQTLLTNAPVITKHVANIAWASAILSNREVDLWQNIKKRFFQNANNFKAQEISIILWSFSAIKCELITTQEEFISVNSCLVKYLKEHKFKAQEFSNVIWAIATSGCCNYDLLVSLYNYALDIFDSLLLKDVATILYSLSIFAADSSNKDILHVVRENHLRKFGLEEDYLTISKLNTGPTNGLHNPFGKKFSHFERTSGDPLSDGTPSSLVTKKNTTSDKKYAAFLLFENFLVYSLERIAKEKDKMTMRTWSSIFWPCANVGLGLYRDVPAQHRLRYYGGGGEGSALHGGCADRGSGEANAALRADAPEEAAPPPNCKPYVHIIDGEYVFPLMGEEKPHQKGCAQLNQREMADLGIGVPLDIYNRKENKAGHSSSQKTHVKAWDGNHVEAANGQAVGRSDTVQVNGLEETHNGKQSIDANGSLPRGDPNEEKHANSPISEMNKPVWNAPLGGSTPTSVGKKSPEEEPPQRRSNPKGGKIDEEKYARFMNHLSDKAEDESLYNDTNGSMTMVKLLNLFHSHLKEKVIKWTKCEVQSIANILWSLSILNLFPSSIFENALHECNKRFIKYGKKKNSSKLQFFISQIHQSQLYQAAFAYCLFIMRKNSKEGGAQMGRRYEQAVNPNDRIDNNASLKRQIQATFDKHFKVSLNTLNIWKKQLARNQRREEKNQISSSVHKKISNDLRHLSIFHHNEYFILDSLLVDVYVPRSRVVIEIDGPSHFLQKGRLILYNPNSLFKKRLLRALGFSVISISISDHTFMFSALNTLSFVKQFLSNVNFGRDG, from the exons ATGCTGCGATGTACACAATTGAAAGGATGTAGAAAATCGAAAGGATTGATGTTAACACTACTCAccattatttgtttttttgtgaaactgtacctttttaagaaaacaAATCCCCGAAACAGCAGTCATTATTACCTTGCTCTGTTCAGGCGAAATGGGAACCTTCCACTTTTACACCAAAATTGTGGAAAGCCCTTCACCAAAAGGTACAATTTTGGAAGAGGCACACACAGATGTGATGACAGTGGAAGTGTCCACCAGAGAAAGAGAAGGAAGACCATCCTCTTTGTTACTCGGTTTAGCCTAACCGGTGGTGCGAAAGATGgaaaacgggggagaagcgtcACTAGGGGACTCCCACGCCGCACCTGTTTGAGGCTGACCAGTGGGGAGGACCAGTATAATTCATTTGGAGGGGCGGCCCATGAGGTGAACATaaacgggggaggcggcAATGGGGAAAGCGCCAACGGAGGAAGCGCCAACGGAGGAAGCGCCAACGGGGAAAACCCCAATGCGaagggggaccccccccaaaTCAGTGgcaacaggaaaaaaaaaaaaacaaacttcAAATTCACATCGTGGAACAACACCAACGAAATGAACAGCTTCGACCTCGAGAAGTACAGCAAGCACAACGAGCCAGTGAGCGGTGAAGACTTCTCCCCAGTGTTTCAGTCCGCCTACTACTCCGCCAAGAGGACTTCCGAAAAACCTAGTGCCAATCACTccaatataataattaatcaGGAGATAGTCAATGCCCTGTCCGTCGAGGAGCTCTTCGACGTCCTTAACAAGCACAGCGAAAGCGCCAAAACGGAcgcggaaaaaagaaaagttttTAATGAGGTTAACATCGTGACGGCTTATCACCGTATAGCCAAACAtgtgaagaataaaaattaccgCTGGAGGGGAGAAGGCAGGGGGAGACAGGGGGGGGCCGCCAGCAGCGACTTCGACCCGGTGACCTTCAGCCTCTTCGAGACGTATTCCCCGGCGGGGGGGTGGCACCAAAGTGGGGGGCGGCCAAGTGGGGAGCGGTCAACTGAGGAGTGGCCATCTGAGGCGCAGCCAACTGGGGAGCTACCATCTGAGGAGCAGCCAACTGGGGAACTTCCAACTGGGGAGCTTCCAACTGAGCAGACACAGCGCGAGGAGGACCGCCCCCCCTGCAACAACCACGCGAATCTGCTCACCAGACGCACCTACAGCAGCATCTACGCCCTGATGAAGCAAACCCTGCTGACCAACGCGCCCGTAATAACAAAGCACGTGGCGAACATCGCATGGGCTTCAGCCATCCTGTCCAACCGAGAAGTGGACTTATggcaaaatataaaaaaaagatttttccaaaatgccAACAATTTCAAGGCACAAGAAATTTCAATTATCCTTTGGTCCTTCAGTGCAATCAAGTGCGAACTGATCACCACGCAGGAGGAGTTCATCTCAGTGAACAGCTGCTTGGTGAAGTACCTAAAGGAACACAAATTTAAGGCCCAAGAATTTAGCAACGTCATCTGGGCTATTGCCACCTCTGGCTGCTGTAACTACGACCTGTTAGTAAGTCTCTATAATTATGCGTTGGACATTTTCGATTCGCTGCTACTGAAGGATGTGGCCACCATTTTGTATAgcctctccatttttgcagccGACTCGTCTAATAAAGACATTCTGCATGTCGTTAGGGAGAACCACCTGAGGAAATTTGGCCTGGAGGAAGACTACCTAACGATTAGCAAACTTAACACGGGTCCCACAAATGGGTTGCACAATCCGTTCGGCAAAAAATTCAGCCATTTTGAACGAACCAGTGGGGACCCACTTTCGGACGGCACCCCTAGCAGTTTAGTCACGAAGAAGAACACAACTAGCGATAAAAAGTACGCCGCCTTTCTCctgtttgaaaattttttggtATACTCCCTGGAGAGGATTGCCAAGGAGAAGGACAAAATGACCATGCGCACGTGGTCCAGCATTTTTTGGCCCTGCGCGAATGTCGGCTTGGGTCTCTACAGGGATGTGCCCGCGCAGCACAGGTTGCGCTACTATGGGGGCGGAGGTGAGGGGAGTGCCCTTCATGGAGGTTGTGCCGATCGGGGGAGCGGGGAGGCGAACGCGGCCCTTCGGGCGGATGCCCCCGAGGAagccgctcctccccccaacTGCAAGCCGTATGTCCACATCATCGACGGGGAGTACGTCTTCCCCCTgatgggggaggagaagccgCACCAGAAGGGATGTGCCCAGTTGAACCAGAGAGAAATGGCTGACCTTGGGATAGGCGTCCCTCTAGATATATACAACAGGAAGGAGAACAAAGCGGGGCATTCCTCCTCACAGAAGACTCACGTGAAGGCATGGGATGGCAACCACGTCGAGGCGGCCAACGGCCAAGCAGTGGGGAGAAGCGACACTGTGCAGGTGAACGGATTGGAGGAAACGCACAATGGGAAGCAGTCTATCGATGCGAATGGCAGTCTCCCTAGGGGGGACCCAAACGAGGAAAAACACGCTAACTCACCAATCAGCGAAATGAACAAACCTGTTTGGAACGCCCCCCTCGGAGGTAGCACACCGACCAGTGTAGGGAAGAAGAGCCCAGAAGAGGAACCACCCCAACGGAGAAGTaaccccaagggggggaaaatagaCGAGGAGAAATATGCCAGATTTATGAATCACCTAAGTGACAAAGCAGAAGATGAAAGTTTATATAACGACACAAACGGGAGCATGACGATGGTAAAATTGCTAAACCTGTTCCACTCccatttgaaagaaaaagttataaaGTGGACCAAATGTGAAGTGCAGTCCATCGCCAACATCCTGTGGAGTCTTTCCATCCTGAATCTCTTCCCCAGCagcatttttgaaaatgccCTGCACGAATGTAATAAGaggtttataaaatatgggaaaaaaaaaaattctagcaaattgcaatttttcatCTCCCAGATCCATCAGTCGCAGCTGTACCAGGCCGCGTTTGCTTACTGCTTGTTTATAATGAGGAAAAACTCAAAGGAGGGGggtgcacaaatggggagaagatATGAACAGGCGGTGAATCCAAATGACCGTATAGACAATAATGCCTCGCTGAAGAGACAGATACAAGCTACATTTGACAAACACTTTAAAGTCTCCCTGAACACGTTaaatatatggaaaaaacAGCTAGCTAGAAATCAgcgaagagaagaaaaaaaccaaaTCTCTTCATCTGTGCATAAGAAAATTTCGAACGATTTGAGGCACCTTAGCATTTTCCACCACAACGAGTACTTCATTTTGGACTCCCTGCTCGTGGATGTGTACGTGCCCCGCTCGAGG gtcGTCATCGAAATAGACGGACCCAGCCAtttcctccaaaaggggagacTCATTCTGTACAACCCCAATTCGCTGTTCAAGAAGAGGCTGCTCAGGGCGCTTGGCTTCTCCGTCATTTCCATTTCGATTAGCGACCACACGTTCATGTTCAGCGCCTTGAATACGCTCAGCTTTGTGAAGCAGTTCCTGAGCAACGTGAACTTTGGCAGAGACGGCTAG
- a CDS encoding hypothetical protein, conserved (encoded by transcript PVX_080345A) — MTRHSKNNTANPIFTYHERKKVSDVGTLKERLGKDSMRRFEQCWICLRNAETPVSTPYGHIFCKICIVNHFLTQKKTYAKRKKEYDEQVKELKRRKDEEASYQVEREKRKFMQELEKIDNSEHVQVILHSLEGKEEQKNLLDISNNFWLASNSKVKKDLSKKKLTRPSKILSCPVSGKELKMGDLIAINPEVSQGGDVPGGEESWICSYSKKNIHHQRAVLIKKTGQIIIKSIFEKFIYGKNALEVTVGDGDFIDLQPGGTAFCSHSNVEKTMYRESLL; from the exons ATGACTAGGCATAGCAAAAACAACACCGCCAATCCTATATTCACCTACCatgaaaggaagaaagtATCTG atgTGGGAACCCTGAAGGAAAGACTCGGGAAAGACTCCATGCGACGGTTCGAGCAGTGCTGGATATGCCTGCGGAATGCGGAGACACCAGTGAGCACCCCCTATGGGcacatattttgcaaaatttgcaTCGTCAACCATTTTTtgactcaaaaaaaaacctacgccaagaggaagaaggaataCGATGAACAGGTTAAAGAgctgaagaggagaaaagaCGAAGAGGCTTCTTACCAGGTCGAACgggagaaaaggaagttCATGCAGgagttggaaaaaattgacaattctgaacatgtgcaggtgATTTTGCACTCCCTggagggg aaggaagaacaaaagaaCCTACTAGATATTTCAAACAACTTTTGGCTAGCGAGCAACtcaaaggtgaagaaggacttgagtaaaaaaaagctcACTCGTCCATCAAAGATTTTGTCGTGTCCTGTTAGTGGGAAGGAACTGAAAATGGGGGACCTCATAGCCATTAACCCGGAGGTGTCGCAGGGAGGCGACGTGCCCGGCGGGGA GGAGAGCTGGATTTGCTCCTACTCCAAGAAGAATATCCATCACCAGAGGGCCGTCCTCATCAAAAAAACCGGGCAGATAATTATAAAG tCCATTTTTGAAAAGTTCATTTACGGGAAGAACGCCCTTGAAGTTACCGTCGGGGATGGGGACTTCATCGATTTGCAGCCGGGCGGAACGG cCTTCTGCTCGCACAGCAATGTTGAGAAGACCATGTACCGGGAGTCCCTTCTGTGA